The Paenibacillus uliginis N3/975 genome has a window encoding:
- a CDS encoding DUF5693 family protein yields MYQNWKRWNMAARKWLWILVVLGVAAALPVGYDRLQTESTSKNVEFVFDYRDLVDISVYRTRPQDYIAEQLDRLKQAGVGSMALFESTLDEFVKSRRITLYDGQQVADLTGKVISPNENYTYVAFNNEDSVTHIKPLIEETFTRLGISVRPWTYNDAEGLILETPRSNAVLKPMSPDPITMKMLRDKGFAIVPRLSDSTPYDQAYMEKLIAYFADNGVKRLLFDGDSVKGFSDDEEMESLKAFGELLNEHNIGLTAIENIKKPQKGFTTLAYLTDYNVARLYSLSERDATLEVEVISDRFVLASKDRNIRMFYLNAEPLRDTTTASITDPMDNLIESLTEPGNAIKDIQENGFTIGQAEAFQVADSSMQRYFKAVAVVGAIALISLMISYFIPFLAIPAFVIGLIGSAGLYVLRPEMMEQALALATSISGPTVAMILAIRKVNSNQSLPDMSVGRRVTHAIVLFFKTTILSLAAVPLVIALLNNVTYMLVLDQFRGVNLLALAPMALTAVYVLLYRGGNATRGGVIKLLKTPITLLWVIAAGVLGVIGMYYLSRTGNAGSVSSIEMAFRSFLENTIGVRPRNKEFLLAHPIMLLGLFLSFKYRHAAYLLIVGAMGQLSIVGTFTHIHSPIYISTVRGLLGLVLGLIIGLIAIYVWQIAERIWKRWSPLLRQ; encoded by the coding sequence GTGTATCAGAATTGGAAACGCTGGAATATGGCCGCCCGCAAGTGGCTGTGGATTCTGGTTGTTCTGGGCGTTGCGGCCGCCCTGCCTGTAGGCTATGACCGCTTACAAACGGAATCGACATCCAAAAATGTCGAGTTTGTGTTTGATTATCGTGACTTGGTGGATATTTCCGTATACCGGACGCGTCCGCAGGATTATATAGCAGAGCAGCTAGACCGGTTGAAGCAGGCCGGTGTCGGTAGCATGGCTTTATTTGAAAGTACGCTAGATGAGTTCGTTAAGTCACGGCGGATCACGCTATACGACGGGCAGCAAGTGGCCGATCTGACAGGAAAGGTCATCTCCCCTAACGAGAATTATACGTACGTTGCCTTTAACAATGAGGATAGCGTAACCCATATCAAACCTTTGATTGAAGAGACATTTACGAGACTGGGCATTTCGGTTCGTCCATGGACCTACAACGATGCTGAGGGGTTGATTCTGGAGACACCTAGATCGAATGCTGTGTTGAAGCCGATGTCTCCAGACCCGATTACGATGAAAATGCTTCGGGATAAAGGCTTTGCCATTGTGCCGCGTTTGTCGGACAGTACACCGTATGATCAAGCGTATATGGAAAAACTCATAGCCTATTTTGCCGACAATGGGGTCAAACGCCTGTTGTTCGACGGTGATTCGGTTAAAGGCTTTAGTGATGATGAGGAAATGGAAAGTCTGAAAGCCTTTGGAGAGCTGCTGAACGAGCATAACATCGGGCTTACGGCGATCGAAAATATTAAGAAACCACAAAAAGGCTTCACTACACTTGCCTATTTAACGGATTATAACGTAGCACGTCTATACTCCCTCAGCGAGAGAGATGCAACGCTGGAAGTGGAAGTCATTAGTGACCGCTTTGTTTTGGCATCCAAAGACCGGAACATTCGGATGTTTTACTTGAACGCTGAACCGCTCAGAGATACAACAACAGCTTCGATTACGGATCCGATGGATAACCTGATCGAGAGCTTGACGGAACCGGGCAATGCGATTAAGGATATTCAGGAGAATGGCTTTACCATCGGACAAGCTGAGGCGTTCCAGGTAGCTGATTCCTCCATGCAGCGTTACTTCAAAGCTGTGGCTGTGGTTGGTGCTATTGCACTAATTTCACTAATGATTTCTTATTTTATTCCTTTCCTGGCGATTCCGGCCTTTGTTATCGGATTAATTGGAAGTGCCGGTCTGTACGTGCTGAGACCAGAAATGATGGAACAGGCCTTGGCTTTGGCAACTTCGATCAGCGGACCTACGGTTGCCATGATACTCGCAATAAGAAAAGTAAACAGCAACCAATCTTTGCCGGATATGAGCGTTGGAAGACGAGTGACACACGCGATTGTGCTGTTCTTCAAGACAACTATTCTTTCACTTGCAGCCGTGCCGCTCGTAATCGCGCTGCTTAACAATGTAACTTACATGCTGGTGCTGGATCAGTTCCGCGGGGTTAACCTGTTGGCTTTGGCTCCGATGGCATTAACGGCTGTGTATGTGCTGCTGTATCGCGGCGGAAACGCAACCCGAGGTGGTGTGATAAAGCTGCTCAAGACGCCAATCACATTATTATGGGTTATCGCTGCCGGTGTTTTAGGTGTTATTGGAATGTACTATTTGAGCCGTACAGGTAATGCGGGATCTGTATCTTCGATTGAAATGGCATTCCGTTCATTCCTTGAGAACACAATCGGTGTCCGTCCGCGGAATAAAGAATTCCTGCTGGCTCACCCGATCATGCTGCTCGGTCTGTTCTTGTCCTTTAAATACCGTCACGCGGCCTATCTGCTCATTGTCGGCGCTATGGGTCAATTGTCTATCGTAGGAACGTTCACACATATTCATTCACCGATTTACATTTCGACGGTTCGGGGCCTACTCGGTCTTGTGCTCGGATTAATTATTGGTCTGATTGCTATCTATGTATGGCAAATCGCGGAAAGGATCTGGAAAAGATGGTCTCCACTTCTAAGACAATAG